From the Daphnia magna isolate NIES linkage group LG3, ASM2063170v1.1, whole genome shotgun sequence genome, one window contains:
- the LOC123470312 gene encoding uncharacterized protein LOC123470312 isoform X1: MVSYAENVAKLIEVCRNFGNQASIKCLWEATFEGRRQDILSNKFANVAHLLQTACPVRNQVEYLHREFELIKGAETCQKFMANWIEYVPLIIKLASKVKNSQDAISKVFDMYNAADINKTFGNISTLVLLWSCCPICSMCETKRVLLQRITYTTYKR, encoded by the exons ATGGTGTCTTATGCAGAAAATGTTGCAAAGTTAATTGAGGTGTGTCGCAACTTTGGAAACCAGGCGAGTATAAAATGTCTGTGGGAAGCAACTTTCGAGGGCAGACGGCAAGACATTTTGTCCAACAAATTTGCTAACGTCGCTCATCTTCTTCAAACTGCCTGTCCAGTACGGAATCAAGTTGAATAC CTTCATAGAGAGTTTGAGCTAATAAAGGGGGCAGAAACTTGCCAGAAATTCATGGCAAACTGGATTGAGTACGTTCCACTCATTATCAAGTTAGCTTCGAAAGTGAAGAATAGTCAGGATGCTATCAGCAAAGTGTTTGATATGTATAATGCAGCTGACATCAACAAGACCTTTGGTAAT ATATCAACGCTTGTATTGCTTTGGAGTTGTTGCCCCATTTGCTCCATGTGTGAAACAAAAAGGGTACTGTTGCAACGAATTACTTATACTACGTACAAGAGGTGA
- the LOC123470312 gene encoding uncharacterized protein LOC123470312 isoform X2 codes for MVSYAENVAKLIEVCRNFGNQASIKCLWEATFEGRRQDILSNKFANVAHLLQTACPVRNQVEYLHREFELIKGAETCQKFMANWIEYVPLIIKLASKVKNSQDAISKVFDMYNAADINKTFDINACIALELLPHLLHV; via the exons ATGGTGTCTTATGCAGAAAATGTTGCAAAGTTAATTGAGGTGTGTCGCAACTTTGGAAACCAGGCGAGTATAAAATGTCTGTGGGAAGCAACTTTCGAGGGCAGACGGCAAGACATTTTGTCCAACAAATTTGCTAACGTCGCTCATCTTCTTCAAACTGCCTGTCCAGTACGGAATCAAGTTGAATAC CTTCATAGAGAGTTTGAGCTAATAAAGGGGGCAGAAACTTGCCAGAAATTCATGGCAAACTGGATTGAGTACGTTCCACTCATTATCAAGTTAGCTTCGAAAGTGAAGAATAGTCAGGATGCTATCAGCAAAGTGTTTGATATGTATAATGCAGCTGACATCAACAAGACCTTTG ATATCAACGCTTGTATTGCTTTGGAGTTGTTGCCCCATTTGCTCCATGTGTGA
- the LOC123470365 gene encoding uncharacterized protein LOC123470365 isoform X1, protein MTAFLPRWHGIAHVWHCFIRNVGHYQEGVGATVGEEMEQVNGSISLYGNKTKHMTEKNRNDELTAVMLYLNRERLRRMPTFLAKRMTRARILAEAYGAELRRMLHIYNLEEKDLAAVKAGLIKMAEDSAEKNVNASSIPRTRAVRQRGEILKKASRIISKTNDWHRKEADDMEQSDK, encoded by the exons ATGACTGCGTTTTTACCGAGATGGCATGGTATTGCACATGTTTGGCACTGTTTT ATCAGAAATGTCGGCCATTATCAGGAAGGTGTAGGGGCGACGGTTGGAGAGGAAATGGAGCAAGTCAACGGTTCCATCTCGTTGTATGGTAACAAAACCAAGCATATGACTGAAAAAA ATCGGAACGACGAGTTGACTGCAGTCATGTTGTACCTGAACAGGGAAAGATTACGGAGGATGCCGACGTTTCTAGCAAAGCGGATGACCAGG GCTCGTATTTTAGCTGAGGCGTACGGAGCCGAGCTTAGAAGAATGTTGCACATATACAATctggaagaaaaagatttgGCTGCTGTTAAGGCTGGGCTGATTAAAATGGCTGAAGATTCTgctgaaaaaaatgtaaatg CTTCTAGTATCCCTCGAACTAGGGCTGTTCGTCAAAGAGgcgaaattttaaaaaaagcttCGAGAATTATTTCGAAAACAAATGACTGGCATCGCAAGGAAGCCGATGACATGGAGCAGTCAGATAAGTAA
- the LOC123470365 gene encoding uncharacterized protein LOC123470365 isoform X2 has translation MTAFLPRWHGIAHVWHCFIRNVGHYQEGVGATVGEEMEQVNGSISLYGNKTKHMTEKNRNDELTAVMLYLNRERLRRMPTFLAKRMTRARILAEAYGAELRRMLHIYNLEEKDLAAVKAGLIKMAEDSAEKNVNGEGPPSYLMLDVEALFF, from the exons ATGACTGCGTTTTTACCGAGATGGCATGGTATTGCACATGTTTGGCACTGTTTT ATCAGAAATGTCGGCCATTATCAGGAAGGTGTAGGGGCGACGGTTGGAGAGGAAATGGAGCAAGTCAACGGTTCCATCTCGTTGTATGGTAACAAAACCAAGCATATGACTGAAAAAA ATCGGAACGACGAGTTGACTGCAGTCATGTTGTACCTGAACAGGGAAAGATTACGGAGGATGCCGACGTTTCTAGCAAAGCGGATGACCAGG GCTCGTATTTTAGCTGAGGCGTACGGAGCCGAGCTTAGAAGAATGTTGCACATATACAATctggaagaaaaagatttgGCTGCTGTTAAGGCTGGGCTGATTAAAATGGCTGAAGATTCTgctgaaaaaaatgtaaatggTGAGGGACCACCGTCTTATTTGATGTTGGACGTTgaggcactttttttttag
- the LOC123470675 gene encoding uncharacterized protein LOC123470675, which produces MLLHGVRDASFLWFFFASFSFVVCLSFVLYVVFLVYPKFYFAMEEEKRKLYNARKREKYRSSDKCKKFVWTEPDSDDSLEVGKKERKRKAADRKRIEDKDRSRGKVLASAPHPYVDHEEVVSNVVEKKNTTVTEDRRSLNTSREAPLPSHRYTYSRPGGLTQDFCEAEIFESVMQQTDRTNEVGCLSEWKKRKASQKKKWNEMRPVYAEARTSIECPDFNCCAICCSSISNFAVCCITCKREICVSCDKDFHVSRPFHQRTFYIKDAVASRKLLPSSFVDRDTYEVNAQGIPVPCQVPSSCPSCLKSGALRLKAGSKDKYVVTLDGRFDLSATIITCSNCNYSKELMEIDYLHSRWWPGAVTGSSYLFSESLLEFWWNLNHQYLGASTNKFIATLNRMSIAAGRNDTIDVTIFDKASREYQVYHHEVDIGIRLLDLTKCPSCGDPADDPVHPLQTEDGVGIKKRHACLDGNLKVPRLDSASCGDGQSLLGDAVIAPNWRVNEHISTINTNIDQGQRINPCGGGIWQAAKETSVAKKNYKETELFISCCRHLMVLLAVNMFVGETYRHAHFLHEKLYEKGYRGLSVKTSKTALPI; this is translated from the exons ATGCTTCTGCACGGTGTACGGGACGCCTCCttcctttggtttttttttgctagtttttctttcgtcgtttgcctttctttcgttctttacgttgtttttcttgtttacccaaaattttattttgcaatggaagaagaaaaaaggaaactctACAATGccagaaaaagagaaaagtatCGCAGCAGTGACAAGTGCAAGAAATTCGTTTGGACAGAGCCAGATTCTGATGATTCTTTGGaagtgggaaaaaaagaaaggaaaagaaaagctgCGGATCGAAAACGGATTGAGGATAAAGACAGAAGTCGTGGGAAAGTACTgg CATCAGCACCGCACCCTTACGTTGATCATGAAGAGGTAGTAAGCAAtgttgtagaaaaaaaaaataccacaGTGACAGAGGATCGAAGGAGTTTGAACACTTCAAGAGAAGCTCCACTACCTAGTCATCGCTATACCTATTCAA GACCCGGTGGTTTGACACAGGATTTCTGTGAAGCAGAAATCTTTGAATCTGTAATGCAACAGACTGATAGAACCAACGAAGTTGGTTGTCTATCTgaatggaagaaaagaaaggcatcccaaaagaaaaaatggaatgaaatgaGACCTGTTTACGCTGAAGCTCGTACATCTATTGAATGTCCAGATTTTAATTGTTGTGCTATTTGCTGTAGCTCAATCAGCAACTTTGCTGTGTGTTGTATCACATGCAAAAGGGAAATCTGTGTTTCATGTGACAAGGATTTTCATGTCTCCCGTCCCTTTCATCAAAGGACATTTTACATCAAGGATGCAGTTGCATCCCGTAAGCTGTTGCCTAGCAGCTTCGTTGACCGCGATACCTATGAAGTCAATGCTCAAG GAATACCAGTGCCATGTCAGGTCCCTTCCTCCTGCCCCTCTTGTTTAAAGTCCGGGGCATTGCGTCTGAAAGCGGGTAGTAAAGACAAATATGTTGTCACGTTAGATG GCCGATTCGACCTTAGTGCAACAATCATTACCTGTTCTAATTGCAATTATTCGAAAGAATTGATGGAGATCGATTATCTTCATTCCCGTTGGTGGCCTGGTGCCGTAACTGGTTCCAGTTATCTATTCAGCGAATCGCTGTTGGAGTTCTGGTGGAACTTAAATCATCAATATTTAGGTGCATCAACCAACAAGTTCATTGCCACCTTGAATCGAATGTCAATAGCAGCTGGAAGG AATGACACAATTGATGTGACTATTTTCGATAAAGCAAGTCGTGAGTACCAAGTGTATCATCATGAAGTAGACATTGGCATTCGTCTACTAGACCTAACAAAATGCCCCTCCTGCGGAGATCCAGCGGACGACCCTGTACATCCTCTTCAAACCGAAGATGGAGTTGGGATTAAAAAACGCCATGCATGTCTTGATGGAAATTTAAAAGTACCACGCCTTGATTCTGCAAGTTGTGG gGATGGTCAATCTCTTCTTGGTGATGCGGTTATTGCTCCAAATTGGAGAGTAAATGAACACATTTCAACTATAAACACGAATATTGACCAG GGCCAGCGAATAAATCCGTGTGGAGGCGGTATCTGGCAGGCAGCCAAAGAAACATCAgttgctaaaaaaaattacaaggaAACtgaacttttcatttcttgttgtCGTCACCTAATGGTGTTGCTGGCAGTCAACATGTTCGTGGGTGAAACATACCGCCACGCCCACTTTTTGCATGAAAAACTGTACGAAAAAGGATACAGG GGACTATCAGTGAAGACTTCAAAAACCGCTTTGCCCATCTGA